The Bacillota bacterium nucleotide sequence GGATCGACCTGCAGAGGAGCCGGATTTCGCTGAGTCTCAAGGGGTTGCCGGTCGAGCAGTAGAGGATCGCGGGAACGTCGGCGAAAGCCGGCCCGTCCCCTTTGGGGGCGGGCCTTTTGTTTTGGCGGCAAGACGACGGGTGCCCGCACCATACGGCGCGGGCGCCCATCAGCGGAGGAAAGTGGGGCCTGGCAGGGGGGTCGTGGCAGGCATGGGGGGGTGTTACAGACCGAACCGGAGGCGGGTCGACCGGCCTCCGAACGGACTACTTGATACTGGTGAGGAGCCCGACGACCAGGGCGGTGCGCTCGGGAAGGCTGTCGATGACCACGTGCTCGTGGAGGGCGTGGCTTCCCGAACCCCTCGCCCCGATGCCGTCCAGGGTGGGCACCCCGAGGTGGGCGGTCAGGTTGCCATCGCTGCCGGCGCCGGTGCCGCCGGCCGGGATGGCGAAACCGAGCTCGGCCGCGAAACGCTCGGCCGTCGCGTGCAATCTCTGGGACGCCGGCAGGATGGGCATCGGCGGGCGGTTGACCCCGCCCTTGACGGTCAGCGTGGCGCCCTTGCCGATCGGCGTCAAGGCCTGGGTGAAGGCGACGACCCGATCCATCTCGGGGTCGGTGGCCGCCCGGTAGTCGACTTCGAATTCCGCCTCGGCGGCGACCACGTTGACCCTCGTCCCGCCGCGGAAGACTCCGATGTTGACCGTCGTGCCGGTGGACCGGTCGGCCAGAGCGATCAGCCGCTGGGCCTGAGCGCAGAGCTCATGGACGGCGCTGACCCCCTCGTCCGGCTCGGAGCCGGCGTGGGAGCTCCGGCCGCCGGCTCGGATGGTGAACTGGGCCACACCCTTCCGCCAGAGCTTGACTCCCCCGTCCTCGGGTCGGCTCGGCTCGAGGACCAGGACGCCCTGGCTGCGCCGGGCTTCCTCTTCGATGTGGGGGCGGGAGGAGAAGCTGCCGACCTCCTCGTCCGAGTTGTACAAGAAGACCACCCGCGTCCCCTCCAGGGCCACCGGGAACTCATTGATTGCCCGGATGGCCCAGAGGGTGTCGACGATGCCGGCCTTCATGTCGAAGGCCCCCGGCCCATAGAGCTTGCCGTCCTCGATGCGGACGGGTCGGCGGGCGAGCTCGCCCAGGGGCCAGACCGTGTCCATGTGGCAGAGGACCAGGACCTGTGAGGGACCGTTGCCGATGACGGCCCGGACGTGGTTGCCGAACCGGCCGCCATCGATGATTTCCGTCCGTGCTCCCAGGCTTTTCAGCCGCTCGGCGAGGGCCGCCGCCAGGCGGTCGGTGGCCGCCTTCTCGGTCGACGGTGACTCCATCTCGACCAGCCAGCGCAGGTCGGCGGCCATTTCCGCCCGGTGAGACCGGAGGTACTTCAAGAGGGCTCGTATGTCCACTGTCGCACCCCTCCTAGGACACCGTTGCCCGGCTGTCCGCCGGCAGGTACGCGGGACGATTGACCAGCTTTCCGTCCTTGAAGACCGCGGCCACCTTGGCCGCGTTCCTGATGTTGACCAGGGGACTGGCCTCCAGGACGAGGACGTCGGCTTTCTTGCCGGGCGCCAGGACACCGATCTCGGCCCCGGCCGCCCCGAGGGCCTCCGCCGCCCGGGAAGTGCAGGCTAGGAGGGCTTCGACGGGGGTGAACCCGGCCTTGACCGCTTCGTCCAGGATGACCATGAAGTGGCCGTGCGGGGCGTAGGGGTTCCCGCCGGAATCCGACCCCAGGACGATCTTGACCCCGGCCTGGCGGGCGATCCGCAGGGTCTCGGCGGCCCGCGACCGCAGCGGCAACATCCGGCGGGTCCAGTCGGGGTCGATGTTCGGGAACATCGCCTCGTGCCCGGGAGTCATGACCATGACGACCCCCTTCTCCGCCATCATCTCCGCCGCTTCCTGGTCCAGAAGGCTGGCGTGCTCGACGGCGTCGACCCCGCCCAGGACGCAGCGCTTGATCCCGGTGGCCCCGTGGGCGTGGGCGCAGGCCTTGCGCTCGTTGCTGTGAGCGACTTCGGCCGCCGCCTTGATCTCGTCCACCTCGAGCTGGGTGGCGTTGAGGCTCTGGCCTGGAGTGGCTCCCCCTCCGGTGACCATCAGCTTGACGAGGTCGGACCCGTTCTTGATCTGCCGCCTGGCCGCCTTGCGGAACTCGGCCACTCCGTCGGCCTCGTCGGCGATGACGTGGCAGTGGCCGCCGGTGGCCGCGATCATCTTCCCGGAGACGATCATCCGCGGGCCGGCAATCAGGCCGGTCATGATGTGCCGTTTCAGCGACACGTCCATGTAGTTCCAGCCACCCGTATCGCGGGCGGTGGTGACCCCCGAGAGGAGCGTGGTGGCGACGCTGTTGACGGCTTCAAAAGCCAGCTTGTCATGAGGGTCGGCGTACAGCTTGAAAAGGCTCTCGTGCCCGTTGAAGGCCAGGTGGGTGTGGCTGTCGATGAGGCCCGGCAGGACGAACTTGCCCTGGAGGTCCAGGGTGGTCTCGAAGGGGCCGACCGCCGCCTCCCCACCAGGTGGCCCGACCCACTCGATCCGATCGTCCTTGAGGACGATCGCTTTGGTGGCCGGCGCTGCCCCGGCCTCGGCGGTGAAAACCAAGCCGCCCTTTAGCAGAATGCGTCCCAACCAGGATCCCTCCTTGTCCTGGGGAGGGCCCGAAGCCCGGGCTCTCAGCAGGTCCATAGTCAAGCGCTCGTTGAAGGGCGGTCCGGCCTTGATCGGCC carries:
- a CDS encoding M20 family metallopeptidase; its protein translation is MDIRALLKYLRSHRAEMAADLRWLVEMESPSTEKAATDRLAAALAERLKSLGARTEIIDGGRFGNHVRAVIGNGPSQVLVLCHMDTVWPLGELARRPVRIEDGKLYGPGAFDMKAGIVDTLWAIRAINEFPVALEGTRVVFLYNSDEEVGSFSSRPHIEEEARRSQGVLVLEPSRPEDGGVKLWRKGVAQFTIRAGGRSSHAGSEPDEGVSAVHELCAQAQRLIALADRSTGTTVNIGVFRGGTRVNVVAAEAEFEVDYRAATDPEMDRVVAFTQALTPIGKGATLTVKGGVNRPPMPILPASQRLHATAERFAAELGFAIPAGGTGAGSDGNLTAHLGVPTLDGIGARGSGSHALHEHVVIDSLPERTALVVGLLTSIK
- a CDS encoding amidohydrolase family protein, whose protein sequence is MGRILLKGGLVFTAEAGAAPATKAIVLKDDRIEWVGPPGGEAAVGPFETTLDLQGKFVLPGLIDSHTHLAFNGHESLFKLYADPHDKLAFEAVNSVATTLLSGVTTARDTGGWNYMDVSLKRHIMTGLIAGPRMIVSGKMIAATGGHCHVIADEADGVAEFRKAARRQIKNGSDLVKLMVTGGGATPGQSLNATQLEVDEIKAAAEVAHSNERKACAHAHGATGIKRCVLGGVDAVEHASLLDQEAAEMMAEKGVVMVMTPGHEAMFPNIDPDWTRRMLPLRSRAAETLRIARQAGVKIVLGSDSGGNPYAPHGHFMVILDEAVKAGFTPVEALLACTSRAAEALGAAGAEIGVLAPGKKADVLVLEASPLVNIRNAAKVAAVFKDGKLVNRPAYLPADSRATVS